The DNA region ACATCTGTAAATACgccttcaacacccaccataGCCAACAGAAGCCCCCATCATCATAATATTTACTTCTTTCCATTTCTTCGACTCGCTTGCTTTTGTTTCCTACTCCCATCCTCTAAATATCACATGTCAAGAAAgcaaagccaaccaccaccttcaactaccaaccccagcaccacTACCACCCCGTCATCCCTTTACAAAACAATCGCCAACTCCCCCctatcaaccccctcctccgccaaatTAGGATAATACGGCACCATCGCATCCGCAGCCTGCACATACGCATCATTATACAACCTCCAATACGGCgtcctcaccttcctcgctGGATGGAAAAGCCCAGCCCAGACATAATTCAGCACCAACCCCGGccccaccgccatcctcaccgctTCAATCGCTTCGACAATCCTGTCAATGACGTGCGGGCTCGTCTCAAACAGATTAGGATACAGCAAGTTCAGCAAGTGAACCATGGCATCTTCACACCCCAACCCTACCACGCCCAGCGCAATATGCTTGACGACTGAAGCGGCAGTTTGCCGATGGACTTGGTCACGGTCGATGAGGGCATCCTCCAAGAGGGGTGTAACAGCGTAGACATAGTCCTTGGCCATTTCGCCGATATACTCAAAGAGGAAAGAGAGCGACTTGAGAACACCGTTCTGAACGTTGAGTTCCGGCACCCGGTACTCGTTCAtcaaggcggggaggacAGTGAAAGGAGCGCAAGTCTCGGCAACGATACCAATGGCAACGGCGGTATTGACACGTGACTGACGCTCCTGCACTCTGAGGTTGTTAAGAAGGGTGGCCAACACATCCTGGGGGCCGATGGCTTTGGCGATGAAGCCGAACGTGTTGTTGGCCGCGCGACGGATGCCCTTTTTGTGGGCTTTGAGCATATCCAACAGCTCAAAGCAGATTCTCATCCACTCGCGAGCGTTGACACTTTCCGGTCCGCGGTCGGCGATACGGCCGACCAGGTCAATAGTGTTTTCCTGGACTTTCTCATGTCGGTTGCGCAGGATGGGTGTGAGGCGTGGCAAGAGGTCCTTGATGGGTGGCTGCATTTGACTGATGCCCACCACAGTCACAATGGACCTCAGAGCACCAAGGATGGAGCCGAGAACTTCAGGATATTCTTCACCGAGGTATTCGTAAAGAACAACACCGAGCTTGCCCATCAAAGCGTCTTCGCCGCATTGCTTCATCACCATAGCAATTCTGGAAACAAGATCAGCAGCTTGCTGGCGAACTGTGGCAGACTTGTTGTTGAGACGCCAGAGAATTGTGCTGACGATCTGGGGGAGGTATGGCTTGCAGCGAGTGCCCAGAGCATTGACCACGGAGCCAAAACCGTTGAGCATGATGATGTCTTCAACGCTTTGCTCTTGGAAGGCGTGCAGGATACCATCGACAAGTCTCTCTTCCAACCGCTCGCCAATGTCTGCCGCACCCAGAGAGGCTACTATCTTTTCCACTGTCTCAACAGTCATTTTCCGGTAGGCTTCGCTTTCGTCCTTGAGGTTGACCACGATTCTCTCGAGAATCTCACTGACACCGACCTTTTGGCCGATATCGACCGTGGTCTCAACCACTTGACGGTAGTTGCGCTTATCCAAAGCCATACGCCGTACCCAGAAGCTCTTAAAGAAGTCGTCCAACACATGTTCCTTGAGATAACCAGCTGTGACACCATCCGTCGCGGCGCATTGAGAGATGACCTTGAGCACgaccttcttcatctcctcatcTGGCGAGGCAAACTCTCGCAAGAGAATCTCCATAATCTGACTTGTGTAGTAGTTTGCGTAGTCCTCGTCcatgagggggatgatgtaGCCGACGGCCTTGAGGAACCCCGCCAGGCCCTTGCCTCGTTGCTTGCGAGCTCCCGTCCACAGGGGATTGAGGATATCATCGAAGCTCTCAATACCATATGGGTTGGAGGCTTCGGCAAGAGCAGCAATGGCCAAACTGGTGACTGTCCGTACCTTGGTCTGCTCatcgttgaggttggggcCAATGCAGTCTACGAGCTGCTTCAGGTGTGGCAACACTGCACAGCCCATCAAGATGGGAATCTGCTGGACAATCTTCACACCGGTATGGCGCGCCTGCCACGACTTCTTGCTGCGGCACACGGCTCCCAGGAATGGCAGCAGGGCCGGAATAcccaaggccgaggccaCCACAGCAAACGCTCTGGCAGTTGTGTTTCGTACGTATTCATCTACGTGATCGATATCGGGCCGCATGACACTGATCATGGTCGCGAGACCAGCGGCTTTGCTGAGGTTAGAAATAATCTCGCGACCTTCGACTCGTGCATAATAGTCCTGGTCAATGAGCAATGGCTCAATGACCACCAAGATCTTGTGGACATAGGGCCGAACCATATCATCCAGCTTGTAAAGGATACGGTCAATAACCTTGACAAGAAGATGGCGTTCCTGGTCCTCAAGGGTCTTCTCCATGAGTAGCGGGAGAATCTGGTTGAAGAGGGGTCCGGCGCCGAAGTTTCGAGCATTATCTGTAAGCTGCCTGAGTGCAGTCTTCCTCATCGGGGGAGTACCgttcttcaccttcaacaacaggcgcatgatcttcctctccttcagctcTTCGACAGTCAGATCGTCTTCAT from Podospora pseudoanserina strain CBS 124.78 chromosome 1, whole genome shotgun sequence includes:
- the prp10 gene encoding U2 snRNP component prp10 (COG:A; BUSCO:EOG092608T8; EggNog:ENOG503NVKB), yielding MSDAEFDQIRKLQAERNAAAAAKKALMRPGIPTSTIEVPTAPTSYHTSLPAQDGDDDEDMADADSSRRLVGQYTATRAQIDEFARGNGVEEDDILAGRGEKSNRITDRETDYQKRRFDRVLTPTRADPFAANRQAAAAEDGMSYREIMESREIEREEERVRRAIEQKMKDGATEEHKPTLQIEEAGNKENGDAGSTEAAAAGRKRKKRWDVATTDAEAAPAAAEPKKRSRWDQAPSVPVLGADGTVVEAKKKSRWDQAPSATPVGNIGLATPMHPTQTAVLPPTAFGPDAGRYMPLSDEELDAMLPGPDDGYKILEPPPGYAPTRAPTHKLAVPPTPQTGFMMQDPESTRLSGQAVPREIPGVGDLQFFKPEDMAYFGKLTDGSNEDDLTVEELKERKIMRLLLKVKNGTPPMRKTALRQLTDNARNFGAGPLFNQILPLLMEKTLEDQERHLLVKVIDRILYKLDDMVRPYVHKILVVIEPLLIDQDYYARVEGREIISNLSKAAGLATMISVMRPDIDHVDEYVRNTTARAFAVVASALGIPALLPFLGAVCRSKKSWQARHTGVKIVQQIPILMGCAVLPHLKQLVDCIGPNLNDEQTKVRTVTSLAIAALAEASNPYGIESFDDILNPLWTGARKQRGKGLAGFLKAVGYIIPLMDEDYANYYTSQIMEILLREFASPDEEMKKVVLKVISQCAATDGVTAGYLKEHVLDDFFKSFWVRRMALDKRNYRQVVETTVDIGQKVGVSEILERIVVNLKDESEAYRKMTVETVEKIVASLGAADIGERLEERLVDGILHAFQEQSVEDIIMLNGFGSVVNALGTRCKPYLPQIVSTILWRLNNKSATVRQQAADLVSRIAMVMKQCGEDALMGKLGVVLYEYLGEEYPEVLGSILGALRSIVTVVGISQMQPPIKDLLPRLTPILRNRHEKVQENTIDLVGRIADRGPESVNAREWMRICFELLDMLKAHKKGIRRAANNTFGFIAKAIGPQDVLATLLNNLRVQERQSRVNTAVAIGIVAETCAPFTVLPALMNEYRVPELNVQNGVLKSLSFLFEYIGEMAKDYVYAVTPLLEDALIDRDQVHRQTAASVVKHIALGVVGLGCEDAMVHLLNLLYPNLFETSPHVIDRIVEAIEAVRMAVGPGLVLNYVWAGLFHPARKVRTPYWRLYNDAYVQAADAMVPYYPNLAEEGVDRGELAIVL